A part of Sporomusaceae bacterium FL31 genomic DNA contains:
- a CDS encoding peptidase: protein MNPVIETVLQVVKKGKRKLIGYRRDFHKYPESGWCEFRTASKIADVLHGLGYNVMVGEEVMETSTMMGVPEAQELELEQQRAVRQGANFEWVQKMSGGKTGVMATMKFYQPGPTIAFRFDIDANDVAEAESEDHLPWREGFASVNKGIMHACGHDGHAAIGLMLAEVITQFKDQLIGCIKIIFQPAEEGVRGAKAMAAAGVVNDVDYFFGMHLGLGLKQTGMITCKTEGFLATTKLDAIFKGTPAHAGAAPEAGRNALLAAATAALNIHAIARHSEGASRVNVGVLHAGSGRNVVPANAILKLETRGETAEINGYIYHEVIRILYSAAQMHQVTVELTEVGSAIGCNNDPELAARLNQLARKSNLFGTVLSSANLGGSEDCAYFMERVQQCGGKAAYLMIGSDLAAGHHDSYFDFDESILATATAFLSTIAVDFLIKH, encoded by the coding sequence ATGAATCCCGTAATTGAAACAGTGCTTCAGGTTGTGAAAAAAGGTAAAAGAAAATTGATAGGATATCGGCGCGATTTTCATAAGTATCCAGAGTCTGGCTGGTGTGAATTCAGAACGGCTTCCAAAATAGCTGACGTGCTTCATGGTTTAGGCTATAACGTTATGGTAGGGGAAGAAGTTATGGAGACTTCAACGATGATGGGGGTACCAGAGGCGCAGGAGTTAGAATTAGAACAGCAGAGGGCTGTTAGGCAGGGCGCCAATTTTGAGTGGGTCCAAAAAATGAGTGGTGGAAAAACAGGGGTTATGGCAACGATGAAGTTTTATCAACCTGGCCCGACAATCGCCTTTCGGTTTGATATAGATGCAAATGATGTTGCAGAAGCTGAATCCGAAGATCATTTGCCCTGGCGGGAAGGGTTTGCTTCCGTAAATAAAGGTATTATGCATGCCTGCGGTCATGATGGACATGCTGCAATTGGGCTGATGCTTGCAGAAGTGATTACACAATTTAAAGATCAACTGATCGGATGTATAAAAATCATTTTTCAGCCAGCCGAAGAAGGCGTACGCGGTGCTAAAGCTATGGCAGCTGCTGGAGTGGTCAATGATGTAGATTATTTTTTTGGTATGCATCTTGGTCTCGGATTGAAACAAACAGGTATGATAACTTGTAAAACAGAAGGTTTCTTAGCAACAACAAAATTAGATGCCATTTTTAAAGGTACTCCTGCTCATGCTGGGGCTGCCCCGGAAGCTGGGCGTAATGCTTTACTGGCCGCTGCAACGGCTGCACTTAATATCCATGCAATCGCCCGGCATAGTGAAGGTGCCTCCAGAGTTAATGTGGGTGTCTTACATGCAGGCAGCGGGCGCAATGTAGTACCGGCAAATGCTATTTTGAAATTGGAAACCAGAGGAGAAACTGCTGAAATAAACGGATATATTTATCATGAGGTTATTCGGATATTATATTCAGCTGCTCAAATGCATCAAGTGACAGTTGAATTAACTGAAGTAGGGTCAGCCATCGGATGTAACAATGACCCTGAACTGGCTGCTAGACTTAATCAATTAGCGAGAAAAAGTAATTTGTTTGGTACAGTGCTTTCTAGTGCTAATCTCGGTGGGAGTGAAGATTGTGCTTATTTTATGGAACGGGTTCAACAATGCGGTGGTAAAGCAGCTTATTTAATGATTGGAAGTGATTTAGCGGCAGGCCACCATGATTCCTATTTCGATTTTGATGAGTCAATTCTTGCAACAGCAACTGCTTTCTTGAGTACTATCGCAGTTGATTTTTTAATAAAGCATTAA
- the exbD_5 gene encoding biopolymer transport protein ExbD: MKLRSLRVETQPQLMIIPMIDIIFFLLVFFMMSTLYMVEQHTIPVNLPQAAAAQQDKPSSINITVLESGNVMFNQEELPIALLAKRVNLEIGKQPDNIFVLRGDKQVPYGQVISVLDELKQAGAHRVSVAVEKVR; this comes from the coding sequence ATGAAATTGCGTAGTCTTCGGGTTGAAACACAGCCGCAGCTCATGATCATTCCAATGATTGATATCATTTTCTTTCTCCTAGTTTTTTTCATGATGAGCACGCTTTATATGGTTGAACAGCATACTATTCCTGTCAACCTCCCCCAAGCGGCAGCAGCTCAGCAGGATAAACCAAGCAGCATTAACATTACCGTGTTGGAAAGTGGCAACGTCATGTTTAACCAGGAAGAACTTCCAATTGCATTGCTGGCCAAACGGGTCAATCTGGAAATAGGCAAACAGCCGGATAATATTTTTGTACTTAGAGGTGACAAACAAGTCCCCTACGGGCAGGTCATCTCTGTCCTGGATGAACTGAAGCAGGCTGGTGCACACAGGGTGTCTGTGGCAGTGGAGAAAGTGAGGTAG
- the fcuA gene encoding ferrichrome receptor FcuA, with the protein MKKKMSRTKKNLLYALIGSSLFWHTPFVAYAEEATEAPPATEQTTDAKVSASHSDANHREFSLEGVEVTANRDKELPPVYAGGQVAREANLGILGNKDFMDTPFNVTSYTAQAIEDKQASTLHDVLASDPSVRFTTSSGHIMENFIIRGMDVNADHLYFNGMTGLAPVNHVPVEFLEQVEVLKGPSSFLYGGVNTSVGGTINLVPKRAGAEDTTTLTTDYTSQSQWGGHIDIGRRYGQNKELGIRFNGVYKNGNTETDGQSKERILGALGVDYHSGKWRLGLDAYGMQENYDNGTISMYQLSNGFVSAPDGSTNVLKGTYGTSRNNAILFKSEYDLKDNITAYAGIGKLSNNSTGYLTGNHVRSFHANGDGTINIYNQYMWTDSMSSELGLRAKYQTGAVNHQLILASSFLDSESSSVNNARAGIATNIYHPTSLSSYLSSLSTPAKPNKTSATELSSLLLADTLTFDEEKTQLTLGVRKQNVHAKSFNATTGAQTARFDEDANMPVVGLVVKPWGKSVSLYANYIEVLSPGPTVSATSSYSNKGQMLAPYTSKQQEVGIKWDKGSFANTLAFYQIRKPTELVIANTVTYDGEQKNRGIEWSFFGKLTEHTRLLGGITYMESELVRTTGGVNQGNTPYGIPKWMMNTGIEWDTSWNRDVTLSLNAIYTGSQYANTANDMKLPNWVRYDLGARYKTTIDNVPVTFHASVENVFDKHYWASSFSDNYVTLGSPRTFKLSAIWNL; encoded by the coding sequence ATGAAGAAAAAAATGTCCCGAACGAAAAAAAACCTACTGTATGCCCTGATTGGCAGCAGTCTGTTCTGGCATACACCATTCGTTGCCTATGCAGAAGAAGCAACGGAAGCTCCTCCAGCAACAGAGCAGACCACCGACGCAAAGGTAAGTGCCAGTCACTCAGACGCAAATCATCGTGAGTTTTCCCTTGAGGGAGTCGAAGTAACTGCCAACCGTGACAAAGAACTCCCACCAGTCTACGCCGGTGGTCAGGTAGCGCGTGAAGCTAACCTCGGCATACTCGGCAATAAGGATTTTATGGATACACCTTTCAATGTCACCAGTTATACAGCCCAGGCAATAGAAGATAAGCAGGCCAGTACATTGCATGATGTTCTAGCCAGTGACCCATCTGTCCGTTTTACTACTTCTAGCGGCCATATTATGGAAAACTTTATTATCCGGGGTATGGATGTCAATGCTGATCACCTTTATTTCAACGGTATGACAGGCCTAGCACCAGTAAACCATGTCCCTGTAGAATTTTTAGAACAGGTAGAAGTTCTTAAAGGGCCTAGCTCTTTTCTCTATGGTGGTGTAAATACCTCCGTTGGCGGCACGATCAATCTAGTCCCTAAACGTGCTGGCGCAGAAGATACTACTACATTAACCACTGACTACACTTCCCAATCGCAATGGGGTGGTCATATCGATATAGGCCGTCGTTATGGCCAGAACAAAGAGTTAGGCATTCGCTTTAATGGTGTTTACAAAAATGGCAACACCGAAACTGACGGACAATCCAAGGAACGAATTTTAGGTGCTCTTGGAGTAGATTATCACAGCGGCAAATGGCGTCTAGGGCTGGATGCGTACGGCATGCAGGAAAACTACGATAACGGCACTATTTCCATGTATCAATTATCTAACGGCTTTGTATCAGCACCGGATGGTTCCACCAACGTATTGAAAGGAACTTACGGTACCTCTCGTAACAATGCCATTCTTTTTAAAAGTGAGTATGATTTGAAAGACAATATAACCGCCTATGCAGGAATTGGTAAATTGTCCAATAACTCTACCGGATATCTCACAGGCAATCATGTTCGCAGCTTCCACGCAAACGGAGACGGTACTATTAATATTTATAATCAATATATGTGGACCGACAGTATGTCATCCGAGCTGGGGTTGCGCGCTAAATATCAGACTGGAGCTGTTAATCATCAACTTATATTAGCTTCAAGTTTCCTTGATTCCGAATCATCAAGTGTTAATAATGCTAGGGCTGGTATTGCAACGAACATTTATCATCCGACGTCACTTTCATCCTATTTATCATCCTTGTCAACTCCTGCTAAACCAAATAAAACTAGTGCAACTGAGCTTTCCAGCCTTCTCTTAGCTGACACACTTACCTTTGACGAAGAAAAAACGCAACTAACATTAGGGGTGCGCAAGCAAAATGTACACGCAAAATCTTTCAACGCTACAACCGGTGCCCAAACTGCACGATTTGATGAAGATGCCAACATGCCGGTAGTAGGTCTGGTTGTCAAACCTTGGGGCAAATCAGTTTCCCTCTACGCCAATTATATTGAGGTGCTTTCCCCAGGACCAACGGTTTCTGCTACCTCAAGTTATAGCAATAAAGGCCAAATGCTGGCACCCTATACCAGCAAACAACAGGAAGTCGGCATCAAATGGGATAAAGGAAGCTTTGCTAATACGCTTGCCTTTTATCAAATTAGAAAACCAACCGAACTCGTTATTGCGAATACCGTAACCTATGACGGTGAACAAAAAAACCGAGGCATTGAATGGAGCTTTTTTGGGAAATTAACAGAGCACACACGCCTCTTGGGTGGTATTACTTACATGGAAAGCGAATTAGTCCGTACAACTGGAGGGGTTAACCAGGGAAACACGCCCTATGGTATACCTAAGTGGATGATGAATACAGGCATAGAATGGGATACTTCCTGGAATCGCGATGTAACACTTTCACTAAACGCCATATACACCGGTTCTCAATATGCAAATACTGCAAATGATATGAAGCTGCCAAACTGGGTTCGCTACGATCTCGGTGCACGTTATAAAACTACGATTGATAATGTCCCGGTCACATTCCATGCGAGCGTAGAAAACGTCTTTGATAAACACTACTGGGCAAGTTCCTTTAGCGATAACTATGTGACACTGGGAAGCCCAAGAACTTTTAAACTGTCAGCAATTTGGAACTTATAG
- a CDS encoding UDP-N-acetylglucosamine 4,6-dehydratase encodes MALFDNKVIVITGGTGSLGKVLTHRLLKKELGSPRKIIIFSRDEAKQHAMRVEYQHKSKVTDEVIYDNFARLIEFRIGDIREYHSVCSVLRDADIVINAAALKQVPSCEYFPYEAVLTNVLGAENIIRAIREHQFPIETVVGVSTDKACKPVNSMGISKALQERLFIAANVTIPQTKFICVRYGNVLASRGSVIPLFHEQIKHGGPITITTKEMTRFLLPLESAVDTIIAALEGAQPGEIYIPKIPAARIVDVAKVMMGDKNISIKYTGIRPGEKVHEILVSEEESWRTYDRGNYYAIKPMLPELVKAEPGLQALSKEYSSGDFLMTFAETSSLLIKHRLLLDQDHKTDGEFLR; translated from the coding sequence ATGGCTCTATTCGATAACAAAGTGATTGTCATTACCGGTGGTACGGGTTCACTGGGTAAGGTATTAACCCATCGGCTCCTAAAAAAAGAACTCGGTTCCCCTAGGAAGATTATCATCTTTTCACGTGATGAAGCAAAACAGCATGCTATGCGGGTAGAATACCAACATAAAAGTAAGGTTACCGATGAGGTAATCTATGATAATTTTGCCCGGCTCATCGAGTTCAGAATCGGTGACATCCGTGAGTATCATTCTGTTTGCTCAGTTTTAAGAGACGCGGACATTGTTATAAATGCTGCCGCTCTCAAGCAAGTGCCTTCTTGTGAGTATTTCCCCTATGAAGCGGTATTGACCAATGTGCTTGGTGCTGAGAATATTATCCGGGCTATCCGTGAACATCAGTTTCCCATAGAAACGGTGGTTGGGGTTTCAACCGATAAAGCCTGCAAGCCGGTAAATTCTATGGGTATTTCCAAAGCCCTGCAAGAACGGCTATTTATTGCTGCCAATGTAACCATTCCCCAAACAAAGTTTATTTGTGTACGCTATGGAAATGTGCTGGCTTCCAGGGGCTCTGTTATTCCCCTGTTCCATGAACAAATCAAGCACGGCGGCCCTATCACAATTACAACGAAGGAAATGACCAGGTTCTTATTGCCCCTGGAAAGTGCGGTTGATACCATTATTGCTGCCCTCGAAGGAGCACAGCCGGGTGAAATATATATACCGAAGATTCCCGCTGCCCGTATTGTTGATGTTGCTAAAGTCATGATGGGAGATAAAAATATATCCATAAAATATACGGGTATTCGCCCAGGAGAAAAAGTCCACGAAATTCTCGTTTCGGAAGAAGAAAGTTGGCGAACCTATGATCGTGGCAATTATTACGCAATCAAGCCGATGCTGCCCGAACTGGTTAAAGCTGAACCGGGACTACAGGCCCTGTCCAAAGAATATAGTTCCGGTGATTTTCTCATGACTTTCGCAGAAACGTCATCACTGTTGATAAAACACCGTTTGTTATTGGATCAAGATCATAAAACAGATGGGGAATTTTTGCGATGA
- the rmlD gene encoding putative dTDP-4-keto-L-rhamnose reductase: MLGHTLFCCLSEAADLDVYTTVRSAHELSCWLPSDRMKKVRSHVDVQQIDSLINVFAEVKPDILINCIGIIKQVTAAKDPLSTITVNALLPHRIALLCGATGTRMIHISTDCVFDGKKGGYTEEDISNADDLYGRTKYLGEITYPHCITLRTSIIGHELKGNFGLLEWFLNQKEKVRGFRNVLYSGFPTIELSRIIRDYIIPHPDLAGLYHLSANPISKYELLNLINVQYEKKLSIEPEDNIRLDRSLDSSLFRSLSGYTPPTWPELVRIMYNDYSQNAKQNNAAKEEYDGSIR; the protein is encoded by the coding sequence ATGCTAGGGCATACCTTGTTTTGCTGCCTTTCCGAGGCTGCGGATCTTGATGTCTATACTACGGTCCGCTCTGCGCATGAATTATCGTGCTGGCTTCCTTCGGACAGGATGAAGAAGGTACGCAGTCATGTAGATGTGCAGCAAATAGATAGCCTTATCAATGTTTTTGCCGAAGTGAAACCAGACATCCTAATAAACTGCATTGGTATCATTAAGCAAGTGACAGCAGCTAAAGACCCGCTCTCAACCATCACCGTTAACGCATTACTGCCGCACCGTATTGCTTTGCTGTGCGGCGCTACAGGTACGCGCATGATCCATATTAGTACAGATTGCGTCTTTGATGGAAAAAAAGGAGGTTATACGGAAGAGGATATTTCCAATGCCGATGATCTCTATGGACGAACAAAATATCTCGGAGAAATAACTTACCCGCATTGTATTACCCTGCGTACTTCTATCATCGGACATGAATTAAAAGGAAATTTTGGATTGCTCGAATGGTTCCTGAACCAAAAAGAAAAGGTGCGCGGTTTTAGAAATGTCCTTTATTCCGGCTTCCCAACCATTGAACTTTCACGAATTATTAGGGATTACATCATTCCCCACCCGGACCTGGCGGGGCTTTACCATCTATCAGCCAATCCGATTTCCAAATATGAGCTGCTGAACCTCATCAATGTTCAGTATGAGAAGAAACTTTCCATTGAACCGGAAGACAATATTCGACTTGATCGATCACTGGACTCTTCGCTATTTCGTTCGCTTTCAGGCTATACTCCGCCAACTTGGCCGGAGCTGGTACGCATCATGTATAACGATTATTCGCAAAACGCTAAACAAAACAATGCGGCTAAGGAGGAATACGATGGCTCTATTCGATAA
- the bioY gene encoding biotin transporter BioY produces MKLQLREMLLISMFAALTAAGAFIKIPTPLVPFTLQFLFCAYSGVFLGARNGFYSQLLYVGIGLLGIPIFANGGGPAYVLQPTFGYLIGFILCAAIVGFFVDQCKEITVYKTLGAVLGGLTVVYFIGVSYLYAIVNFYLQKQMTISKALAIGFLPYITADLIMSVIIAVTAVRVIPILRKAGYIRRKF; encoded by the coding sequence ATGAAATTACAACTTCGTGAAATGCTGCTTATCTCTATGTTCGCTGCATTAACAGCGGCTGGAGCATTTATAAAAATACCAACACCGTTAGTACCATTTACTTTGCAGTTTCTTTTTTGTGCCTATTCAGGAGTTTTCCTTGGGGCGCGTAACGGTTTCTATTCACAATTACTTTATGTTGGTATAGGGCTATTGGGTATACCCATTTTCGCTAATGGCGGCGGACCAGCTTATGTTTTGCAGCCGACATTTGGCTATCTCATTGGTTTTATTTTATGTGCTGCTATTGTTGGCTTCTTTGTTGATCAGTGTAAAGAGATCACTGTTTATAAAACTTTGGGAGCAGTGCTTGGCGGTTTAACGGTTGTTTACTTTATTGGTGTGTCTTATTTATATGCAATTGTTAATTTCTATCTACAAAAACAAATGACAATAAGTAAAGCACTTGCAATTGGTTTTCTTCCTTATATTACTGCTGACCTGATCATGAGTGTCATCATTGCTGTCACAGCGGTACGAGTTATCCCAATTCTTCGTAAAGCAGGTTATATCAGAAGAAAATTTTGA
- a CDS encoding AraC family transcriptional regulator → MQVDINDLARYFTTNHVRIINVGRAVIAPGRKCFGVSTPPFSGLVFPLRGRARMFFDGVPYEMEVGKIFHGGPNMALDKEVLGKSEWEFMVIHYTIEHGQEEFLPYAFSHFELETGLSMRLHDLLHRLYQICETQGNLSELKAKSLFFSILDEIMTSAASQRNESGRQLIEQAIAYINSHYMETFTMPRLAGRYGLNSKQFAYLFQKHTGMGPNEYLIACRVRRAKELLYTTTCSVAEVSACVGYSDPYYFSKLFKKRTGVCPSDLRIELGKNVG, encoded by the coding sequence ATGCAGGTGGATATCAATGATCTGGCTCGCTATTTTACTACAAATCATGTACGTATTATTAATGTCGGGCGGGCAGTCATAGCGCCTGGCAGGAAGTGCTTCGGTGTTTCTACACCTCCCTTTTCCGGATTGGTTTTTCCATTGCGGGGCCGAGCTAGAATGTTTTTTGACGGTGTTCCTTATGAAATGGAAGTAGGCAAAATATTTCATGGCGGTCCTAATATGGCTTTGGATAAAGAGGTACTGGGAAAATCTGAGTGGGAATTTATGGTCATTCATTATACGATTGAACATGGACAAGAAGAGTTTTTACCTTATGCGTTTTCTCACTTTGAATTGGAAACTGGTTTAAGTATGCGTCTTCATGATTTACTTCATCGCTTGTACCAAATTTGTGAGACACAAGGCAACTTGTCTGAGTTAAAGGCAAAGTCACTGTTTTTTAGTATTTTGGATGAGATTATGACGAGTGCTGCCAGTCAGCGTAATGAAAGCGGTCGGCAATTAATTGAACAGGCTATTGCCTATATCAATAGTCATTATATGGAGACATTCACTATGCCGAGGCTGGCTGGACGGTATGGTCTGAACAGTAAGCAGTTTGCATATCTGTTTCAGAAGCATACAGGTATGGGGCCAAATGAATATTTAATTGCGTGCCGGGTGCGGCGCGCCAAGGAGTTACTCTACACTACAACATGCTCAGTTGCAGAAGTGTCGGCTTGCGTTGGCTATTCTGACCCATATTATTTTAGTAAACTGTTCAAGAAACGTACAGGAGTCTGCCCTAGTGACTTACGAATTGAGTTGGGAAAAAATGTAGGTTAG
- the exbB_5 gene encoding biopolymer transport protein ExbB: MELITKSIDLFHKGGPVMYLLLACSLFIVAMAVERFLYYRSISVNSRPFQHKLQTLLEKQHFSESIQLCEQTPAIIAKVALAGLLAHQRGSQLENSLESAAALAAVRLRERLDDLSMIVTLAPLLGLLGTVIGMINSFSVFNVQAGQPLAITGGVGEALVATATGLSVATLALVLHGFFSRWANRLITDIEQIAGLVISFVLIKKTGRRDSHEIA; the protein is encoded by the coding sequence ATGGAACTCATTACAAAAAGCATTGATTTATTTCACAAGGGCGGTCCCGTCATGTATCTTTTACTTGCCTGCTCACTATTTATCGTGGCCATGGCAGTCGAACGTTTCTTATATTATCGGAGCATTTCTGTCAATAGCCGCCCTTTCCAACACAAACTGCAGACACTACTAGAAAAGCAGCACTTTAGTGAATCGATTCAATTATGCGAACAGACTCCAGCCATTATTGCCAAAGTTGCACTAGCTGGTTTACTAGCCCATCAGCGAGGCAGTCAGCTTGAAAACTCCCTGGAAAGTGCGGCTGCACTGGCAGCCGTTAGGCTTCGCGAACGTCTCGACGATCTAAGTATGATTGTTACATTGGCCCCTTTACTAGGACTCCTCGGTACTGTTATTGGCATGATTAATTCTTTTAGCGTGTTTAACGTCCAGGCAGGTCAGCCTCTGGCAATCACTGGCGGTGTCGGCGAAGCCCTTGTCGCAACGGCTACTGGACTTAGCGTTGCAACACTAGCCCTAGTCCTCCATGGCTTTTTCTCACGCTGGGCCAATCGGTTAATTACCGATATTGAGCAAATAGCGGGTCTGGTAATTAGTTTTGTATTGATCAAGAAAACCGGACGGAGAGATTCCCATGAAATTGCGTAG
- a CDS encoding acetyltransferase has protein sequence MVFDRSAVTIEKVQYHDLKDLEKIFTKEFSEEVNTEIIKQRIHRVRQFYYILLPLSTLSNWINNLFNIYIIRVEGNVAGFIQISTLTSKRLHLDYIAISKTYRGQGLGSFVLQTLFESIVDKNGYEIILEVRSDNKARHLYERLGFTSQAQVLHYAMDFNVSNLLPRQSLTARAKLQRLKEADRPALYRLYRVSIPRSLQRVVNREYKEFNPSLFVRHLTLIKNYLMRTEKQEFIVRIDDKVIASVEWRSYPKAKIHMLSMLLNPRFEYLREELICQALEILQESYKEGRITTTIYNDSVTKQAVLEKLGFIKQEMYYLMLRTSGGKGSRNPRRIHPMTDLYFTLHGSNSHVNRKNLQ, from the coding sequence ATGGTTTTTGACAGGTCAGCCGTAACGATTGAGAAAGTACAGTATCATGATTTAAAAGACCTGGAAAAAATTTTTACTAAGGAATTTTCCGAAGAGGTAAATACCGAGATTATCAAGCAACGAATTCATCGTGTGCGTCAGTTTTACTATATTTTGCTTCCATTAAGTACGCTATCAAATTGGATTAACAATCTTTTTAATATTTACATTATAAGAGTGGAAGGCAATGTAGCTGGATTTATCCAAATTTCTACTCTTACGAGTAAACGATTGCATTTAGATTATATTGCAATAAGTAAGACATATCGTGGACAGGGACTTGGTTCATTTGTTTTACAAACATTGTTTGAGAGTATTGTCGATAAAAATGGATATGAAATAATTTTAGAAGTTCGGAGTGATAATAAGGCGCGTCATCTTTATGAGCGGTTAGGATTTACTAGTCAGGCTCAAGTTCTTCATTATGCGATGGATTTTAATGTTTCAAATTTACTGCCTAGACAATCATTAACGGCTCGGGCGAAGCTGCAAAGATTAAAGGAGGCTGATCGCCCAGCGCTTTATAGATTGTATCGCGTTAGCATACCGCGGAGTTTGCAGCGTGTTGTTAACCGTGAGTATAAAGAGTTTAATCCCAGCTTGTTTGTTCGACATTTAACTTTGATTAAAAATTACTTAATGCGTACAGAGAAACAAGAATTTATTGTACGTATTGATGACAAGGTGATTGCTTCGGTAGAATGGAGAAGCTATCCTAAAGCCAAAATACATATGTTAAGTATGTTATTAAACCCCAGATTTGAATATTTACGTGAAGAGTTGATATGTCAGGCTTTAGAAATATTACAGGAAAGCTATAAGGAAGGAAGAATTACGACTACAATCTACAATGATTCTGTAACAAAGCAAGCGGTTTTGGAAAAACTAGGTTTTATTAAGCAAGAAATGTATTACTTAATGCTTCGGACAAGCGGCGGTAAAGGCAGCCGTAATCCGCGAAGAATTCACCCGATGACCGATTTGTATTTTACATTGCACGGGTCAAACTCGCATGTTAATCGCAAAAACCTACAATGA